A single Anatilimnocola floriformis DNA region contains:
- a CDS encoding sulfatase-like hydrolase/transferase, giving the protein MKLIIAFWMLVLTFALHAAGAATAKPNILIFCADDLGYGELGCYGMKEVSTPNINSIAANGIRFTSGYVSAPLCSPSRAGLMAGRYQQRFGHENNLMTSEGGMPLAETTLGQRMKALGYATTIVGKWHLGKGDEHLPMKRGFDEYFGVFGNPGSYFTPKGFIDSRESSKSIPVADKDFYTTDAFAVRAGNWIEQHKDGPWFLFLPFNAVHAPHEASEKYLERFKQIKNPRRQRFDAMLSAMDDAVGVVLGKLRELKLEENTLIFFISDNGAPANREGNGVLRGGKHTCWEGGTRLPWMVQWKGKLPAGKVDDRPVVQLDVMPTCVAAAGGAVDPMWKLDGVNLLPYLSGKNEERPHQTLHWRIDGMWAVRHGDMKLVHGEANNDPPELYDLATDIGEKNNLATKQPEKVKTLKDLWDQWNSQMPIASKSKRKAEDD; this is encoded by the coding sequence ATGAAACTCATCATTGCCTTCTGGATGCTGGTACTTACGTTCGCACTCCATGCAGCAGGCGCTGCGACAGCCAAGCCCAACATCCTGATCTTTTGCGCGGATGACCTCGGATATGGAGAACTGGGTTGCTATGGCATGAAGGAAGTGTCGACGCCGAACATAAACTCCATCGCGGCCAATGGAATTCGATTCACCAGCGGATACGTTTCGGCTCCACTCTGCTCACCCTCGCGGGCCGGATTGATGGCAGGACGCTACCAGCAACGTTTCGGTCATGAGAACAACCTAATGACTTCTGAAGGCGGAATGCCGCTGGCCGAGACGACCTTGGGCCAGCGAATGAAGGCGCTCGGTTACGCCACGACAATCGTTGGGAAGTGGCACCTCGGCAAAGGCGACGAGCATTTGCCGATGAAACGTGGTTTCGATGAATACTTTGGCGTGTTTGGCAACCCGGGCTCTTATTTTACGCCGAAGGGCTTCATTGACTCCCGCGAATCCTCAAAATCAATACCGGTAGCCGATAAGGATTTCTACACGACAGATGCCTTTGCCGTGCGTGCAGGAAACTGGATTGAGCAACACAAAGATGGTCCGTGGTTTCTCTTCCTTCCGTTCAACGCGGTTCACGCCCCACACGAGGCTTCCGAGAAGTATTTGGAACGCTTCAAGCAAATCAAAAATCCGCGTCGTCAGCGGTTTGATGCAATGCTTTCCGCAATGGATGACGCCGTCGGAGTCGTGCTCGGCAAGTTGCGCGAATTGAAGTTGGAAGAGAATACGCTCATCTTTTTCATCAGCGACAACGGGGCGCCCGCCAATCGCGAAGGGAATGGAGTGCTCCGAGGGGGTAAGCACACCTGTTGGGAAGGAGGAACGCGCCTGCCGTGGATGGTCCAGTGGAAAGGGAAACTTCCTGCTGGCAAGGTTGACGATCGGCCTGTCGTTCAACTTGACGTGATGCCTACCTGCGTGGCGGCAGCGGGCGGTGCCGTCGATCCGATGTGGAAACTTGATGGTGTCAATCTGTTGCCTTACCTCTCCGGCAAGAACGAGGAGCGCCCGCACCAGACGCTTCACTGGCGCATTGATGGCATGTGGGCCGTTAGGCATGGCGACATGAAGCTGGTCCATGGCGAAGCCAACAACGATCCGCCCGAACTGTACGACCTGGCCACTGATATCGGAGAGAAAAACAATCTCGCCACGAAACAGCCGGAGAAGGTCAAAACACTCAAAGATCTGTGGGATCAATGGAATTCCCAAATGCCGATCGCGAGCAAGTCAAAACGAAAGGCAGAGGACGACTAA
- a CDS encoding FKBP-type peptidyl-prolyl cis-trans isomerase: MPLQHPLPIAQLHATKTLRYTHMHDATELDSRSTKPRVLEFIVGSDHLLPGLSRYVLGMHSGEQKCMTLSPAEAYGHVQNQLIRRVSRSCLHIKCSPKMGMLLTRRTSDPTHCPRARIVQLNTHSVVLDGNHPRAGRPAKLDVYLVSVDSSSEANLSKPQFDTGGEA, from the coding sequence CTGCCGCTCCAGCATCCTTTACCGATTGCTCAGCTTCACGCAACCAAGACTCTGAGATACACACACATGCACGATGCAACGGAACTCGATTCCCGGTCGACAAAACCTCGGGTGTTGGAATTCATTGTCGGTAGCGACCATCTCCTGCCTGGCTTGAGCCGTTACGTGTTGGGTATGCATTCTGGCGAGCAGAAATGTATGACGCTATCACCCGCCGAAGCCTACGGACATGTCCAGAATCAGCTGATAAGAAGAGTCTCGCGAAGTTGCCTACACATCAAGTGCTCACCAAAAATGGGAATGCTACTAACTCGCCGAACTTCCGATCCCACCCATTGCCCTCGGGCCCGTATCGTCCAACTCAACACGCATTCGGTTGTTTTAGATGGCAACCATCCGCGTGCTGGACGCCCTGCGAAGCTGGATGTCTACCTAGTGTCCGTCGATTCGTCATCAGAGGCGAATTTGTCGAAACCGCAGTTTGATACCGGTGGCGAAGCGTAA
- a CDS encoding class I SAM-dependent methyltransferase: MCISESWLREAEQSVKDAGAAEVNVEQGNATRLSYEDDSFDIVWCAQSLYSLPRMFDCLTEMRRVLRPGGYLCILENDSMHHVLLPWPPSLEVRIIAAELKEARETARQPEKYYSGRWLSRLMRRAGLRRTQERSFASTRQQPLSAAATEYFAAYLESLRKRVRKHLSPAASHRLDQLLDPDSRRCLWKQRDFVAVSLDRLVWAQK, translated from the coding sequence GTGTGTATCTCAGAGTCTTGGTTGCGTGAAGCTGAGCAATCGGTAAAGGATGCTGGAGCGGCAGAAGTAAACGTGGAGCAAGGCAACGCTACCCGGCTGTCTTACGAAGACGATTCGTTTGACATCGTCTGGTGTGCACAAAGTCTGTATAGCCTGCCGAGAATGTTCGATTGCTTGACTGAAATGCGACGAGTTCTGAGACCCGGCGGTTATCTGTGCATTTTGGAAAATGATTCGATGCATCATGTGCTGCTCCCATGGCCGCCGTCACTGGAAGTGCGAATTATCGCGGCGGAGCTCAAAGAAGCTCGCGAGACGGCTCGTCAGCCAGAAAAGTACTACTCAGGGCGCTGGCTATCGCGGCTCATGCGAAGGGCTGGTTTGCGGCGAACGCAGGAACGAAGTTTCGCCAGCACGCGGCAACAACCCTTGAGCGCCGCTGCGACGGAGTATTTCGCTGCATACTTGGAATCGCTGCGAAAGCGTGTTCGGAAGCACTTGTCTCCCGCTGCAAGCCATCGGCTAGATCAATTACTTGACCCTGATAGCCGCCGCTGTCTTTGGAAGCAACGCGACTTCGTTGCAGTGAGCCTCGACCGCCTCGTCTGGGCCCAGAAGTAA
- a CDS encoding SDR family oxidoreductase translates to MPAKTQQKQAIHPAQHQNRRPGIEAKMKPLPQADRPANAGTGKLHDQVAIITGGDSGIGRAVAIAFAREGAKVVVMYLDEHEDAQETERLINDLGRDCLLIAGDIGKESICQRAVNATIKKFGRIDIIVNNAAEQHPQKSIADITAEQLERTFRTNIFGMFFLTKAALPHLQEGARIINTTSVTAYRGSPELLDYSSTKGAIVTFTRSLAMQLVDKGIRVNGVAPGPIWTPLIPSTFPRDKVQKFGSDVPMARAGEPAEVASCFVFFATEASSYLTGQVLHPNGGEIVNG, encoded by the coding sequence ATGCCCGCGAAAACACAGCAGAAGCAGGCCATTCATCCCGCTCAACATCAGAATCGTCGACCGGGCATCGAAGCGAAGATGAAACCGTTGCCGCAAGCCGATCGGCCCGCGAACGCTGGAACGGGAAAGCTACATGATCAGGTTGCAATCATTACCGGCGGCGACAGTGGCATCGGTCGTGCGGTGGCGATCGCGTTTGCGCGAGAAGGCGCGAAAGTGGTCGTGATGTATCTCGATGAGCACGAAGATGCACAAGAGACTGAGCGACTGATTAACGACCTTGGTCGCGACTGCCTGTTGATCGCCGGCGACATCGGAAAGGAGAGTATTTGTCAGCGGGCGGTGAATGCGACAATCAAAAAGTTTGGGCGGATCGATATCATCGTGAACAACGCTGCCGAGCAGCACCCGCAAAAATCGATCGCTGACATCACAGCGGAACAACTCGAGCGAACGTTCCGCACGAACATCTTCGGTATGTTCTTTTTGACGAAGGCCGCGTTGCCGCATCTACAGGAGGGGGCGCGGATTATTAACACCACTTCAGTCACAGCGTATCGCGGCAGCCCAGAGTTGTTAGACTATTCATCGACAAAAGGTGCCATAGTTACGTTTACGCGTTCGCTGGCGATGCAGTTGGTCGATAAGGGCATTCGGGTAAACGGCGTGGCGCCGGGGCCGATCTGGACACCGCTGATTCCTTCGACTTTCCCGAGAGACAAGGTGCAGAAATTTGGATCTGACGTGCCGATGGCACGAGCCGGTGAACCGGCGGAAGTCGCGAGTTGTTTTGTGTTTTTCGCTACAGAGGCTTCATCGTACCTAACGGGCCAGGTGCTGCATCCGAATGGTGGGGAGATTGTGAACGGCTGA
- a CDS encoding winged helix-turn-helix domain-containing protein, producing MSKKTSSKTATKKSTKKAAPKKTAPPVATPKPGECPKGGSHEWTEEGTETYCSKCKEPKVAKSKRAAKERSAKPAKKVKLSALDAAAQVLESSEQPMNAKAMIEALATKGLWSSPRGKTPHATLYSAIIREISVKGKESRFKKKDRGSFAFNG from the coding sequence ATGTCCAAGAAAACCAGCTCGAAGACCGCTACCAAGAAGAGCACGAAGAAGGCCGCGCCGAAGAAGACCGCGCCGCCTGTGGCAACGCCCAAGCCCGGCGAATGCCCCAAGGGTGGCTCGCACGAATGGACTGAGGAAGGCACCGAGACTTACTGCTCGAAGTGCAAGGAACCAAAGGTGGCGAAGTCCAAGCGAGCCGCCAAGGAAAGGTCCGCGAAGCCGGCGAAGAAGGTAAAGCTATCCGCCCTCGACGCCGCGGCCCAGGTTCTCGAATCCAGCGAGCAGCCCATGAACGCGAAGGCGATGATCGAAGCCTTGGCGACGAAGGGCCTCTGGTCGAGTCCCCGCGGCAAGACGCCCCACGCTACGCTTTACAGCGCGATTATTCGCGAGATCTCGGTGAAGGGGAAGGAATCCCGGTTCAAGAAGAAGGACCGGGGGAGCTTCGCATTCAACGGGTAA
- a CDS encoding PAS domain-containing protein, whose amino-acid sequence MPTFFEVSRDLHSLAGLDGCFKQVNPSFTRVLGYRKSEFFAQPYVEFVFSQHAPKFLTGQTANLRRRGE is encoded by the coding sequence ATGCCAACCTTCTTCGAAGTTTCACGAGATCTACACAGCTTGGCCGGCCTTGATGGGTGTTTTAAGCAAGTGAACCCCAGCTTCACCCGCGTTCTGGGCTACCGCAAGTCTGAATTCTTCGCCCAACCGTATGTCGAGTTTGTCTTTTCGCAGCATGCCCCCAAATTCCTCACCGGCCAAACCGCTAATCTTCGGCGGCGCGGCGAGTGA
- a CDS encoding arylsulfatase, protein MSRSLPFVLLLLTSMAGYASAQNQLTAKKPNIVVIMADDVGIWNLSAYHRGMMGGRTPNIDRIAKEGALFTDYYGQQSCTAGRAAFILGQTPFRTGLLNVGMPAAKQGLQDKDPTIADLLKPLGYATAQIGKNHLGDRNEYLPTVHGFDEFYGILYHLNAMEEPYQEDYPKSAGFRERFGPRNIVDTKAMDVDDATTDPRWGKVGKQKITDGGPLPPHPNLDPAAKVNMEEIEPELVRRSLDFIDRSVKANKPFFLWHNATRCHVWTHLSKKWKDKSGFGLFADAMLELDWEVGELLKKLDDLGIADNTIVLFTSDNGAEIFSWPDGGNHPFRGEKGTTFEGGFRVPMLAKWPGTIKPGTIVNDIMSAEDWMPTLVAAAGEPDVKSKLLKGYKAGEKTFKNHLDGYNFMPFFKGDVAEGPRKEFFYFSDNADLMAVRYEAWKLSFKTIKGNLFTGKEDSTNVPLVTNLRQDPWERYQDEGMLYGRWWGEKLWTMVPAVQIVGGYLKTFEEYPPSQKSGSLSVTRFLEAIQSGTAGGGK, encoded by the coding sequence ATGTCTCGCTCGTTGCCATTTGTGCTTCTGCTGCTCACTTCGATGGCTGGCTATGCGAGCGCGCAGAACCAACTGACCGCCAAAAAGCCCAACATCGTCGTCATCATGGCGGACGACGTCGGTATCTGGAATCTCAGCGCCTATCACCGGGGGATGATGGGCGGACGAACTCCCAACATCGATCGAATCGCGAAAGAAGGCGCACTGTTCACTGACTATTACGGGCAACAATCCTGCACGGCGGGACGGGCTGCTTTCATCCTTGGTCAGACACCATTCCGCACCGGACTTCTCAACGTCGGAATGCCTGCCGCCAAGCAGGGGCTGCAGGACAAAGACCCGACGATTGCTGATCTGCTGAAACCGCTGGGATATGCCACGGCGCAAATTGGCAAGAATCATCTTGGTGACCGCAACGAATACTTGCCGACCGTCCACGGGTTCGACGAGTTCTACGGCATCCTCTATCACCTAAACGCGATGGAAGAGCCGTACCAGGAGGACTACCCGAAGAGTGCCGGGTTCCGCGAACGCTTTGGGCCGCGCAACATTGTCGATACCAAAGCCATGGATGTTGACGACGCTACGACAGACCCGCGTTGGGGGAAGGTCGGCAAGCAAAAGATCACTGACGGCGGGCCGCTACCGCCACATCCGAACCTGGATCCAGCTGCAAAAGTAAACATGGAAGAGATTGAACCCGAATTGGTTCGCCGTTCGCTCGATTTCATTGATCGCTCAGTAAAGGCAAACAAGCCATTCTTTCTCTGGCACAACGCAACGCGGTGCCATGTGTGGACCCACCTATCGAAGAAGTGGAAGGACAAGAGCGGCTTCGGACTTTTTGCCGATGCGATGCTGGAGTTAGATTGGGAAGTCGGAGAGCTTCTCAAGAAGCTGGACGATCTCGGAATTGCCGATAACACCATCGTGCTGTTCACAAGCGACAACGGCGCGGAAATTTTCAGTTGGCCAGACGGCGGCAATCACCCGTTCCGTGGTGAGAAGGGCACGACCTTTGAAGGCGGCTTCCGCGTGCCAATGCTGGCGAAGTGGCCCGGCACGATCAAGCCGGGCACGATTGTCAACGACATCATGTCAGCGGAAGACTGGATGCCCACGCTAGTGGCCGCAGCGGGCGAACCAGATGTGAAGAGCAAGCTGCTGAAGGGTTACAAGGCTGGCGAGAAGACGTTCAAGAATCATCTGGACGGTTACAACTTCATGCCGTTCTTCAAAGGCGACGTAGCAGAAGGGCCACGCAAAGAGTTCTTCTACTTTAGCGACAATGCCGACCTGATGGCCGTGCGCTACGAGGCGTGGAAGCTGAGTTTCAAAACCATCAAAGGCAACCTGTTCACCGGCAAAGAGGATTCCACGAACGTGCCGCTAGTAACTAACCTTCGGCAAGACCCGTGGGAGCGGTATCAAGACGAAGGCATGTTGTACGGTCGCTGGTGGGGCGAGAAGCTGTGGACGATGGTGCCCGCAGTGCAAATCGTGGGCGGGTATCTCAAGACGTTTGAAGAGTATCCACCCAGCCAAAAATCTGGCTCACTAAGCGTGACGCGTTTTCTGGAAGCCATACAGTCCGGAACCGCTGGCGGCGGAAAATAG
- a CDS encoding FKBP-type peptidyl-prolyl cis-trans isomerase yields MSAQIGDRVRIRYTHMHDAREHDPRSSQPRVLEFIIGSDHVLPGLSQFVIGMQPGEQKCVALPPAQAYGEVQSRLIRKISRRSLHTKRSPRMGMLLTPKSSDFMRGHKVRIVKLNARSVLVDGNHPRAGRQANLAVYIVSVDSSSETNSSKPQFDLGGEA; encoded by the coding sequence ATGAGTGCGCAGATTGGTGACCGAGTCCGTATTCGATACACACACATGCACGATGCCCGTGAACACGATCCACGATCGTCGCAGCCTCGAGTACTGGAATTCATCATCGGCAGCGATCATGTCCTGCCTGGACTAAGTCAGTTTGTCATCGGTATGCAACCAGGCGAGCAAAAATGCGTGGCCCTGCCGCCCGCTCAAGCATACGGCGAGGTGCAGTCTCGGCTAATTCGAAAAATATCTCGACGCAGCCTCCACACGAAGCGATCACCAAGAATGGGAATGTTGCTGACTCCGAAGAGTTCTGACTTCATGCGCGGCCATAAGGTCCGCATCGTCAAACTAAATGCACGGTCCGTTCTCGTGGATGGTAACCATCCACGTGCCGGCCGTCAGGCGAATCTTGCGGTATACATTGTCTCCGTCGATTCATCCTCTGAGACAAATTCGTCGAAGCCGCAATTCGATTTAGGTGGGGAAGCCTGA
- a CDS encoding sialate O-acetylesterase — translation MALASVAIPGLAQDSTKTLPQPDGKPADMTKPVQVFILLGQSNMVGLGKIKGGDISLEHAVKEQKKYPYLVDEAGSWTVRKDVRFVRYMSGKGPLNNEWLTVSGGTLGPELGIGHQLGNAIDAPVLLLKCCIGNRSLGWDLAPPGSERFEFAIKDKAGVEKKMVYAGYKDKPNSWEMDPTKGLKTEPAPWLDKNDKPIDWYAGKQWDSDIGDAKKALADLENHYPGANGYEVAGFFFWQGEKDAGDPALAAKYEENLVRFIRAVRKEFDTPNAKFVLATMGESVKGSTGLGAQVLQGHLAVDGATGKYPEFKGNVATIYTNQMAQGGSGNGHYGGKAQVYMDVGEAMGQSMAELLNRAK, via the coding sequence GTGGCGCTCGCTTCGGTGGCAATTCCTGGCTTGGCGCAGGATAGCACGAAGACACTTCCGCAGCCCGACGGCAAACCCGCAGACATGACCAAGCCGGTCCAAGTCTTCATACTGCTCGGCCAGTCCAACATGGTCGGCCTCGGCAAAATCAAAGGGGGAGACATTTCCCTAGAGCACGCGGTAAAGGAGCAGAAGAAGTACCCGTATCTTGTGGATGAAGCAGGGAGTTGGACGGTTCGGAAGGACGTCCGCTTTGTGCGATACATGTCCGGCAAGGGGCCGCTGAATAATGAATGGTTGACCGTCAGCGGTGGCACCCTCGGCCCCGAGCTGGGAATCGGGCACCAGCTGGGCAATGCGATTGACGCACCCGTGCTGCTTCTCAAGTGCTGCATCGGGAACCGCAGCCTTGGCTGGGATCTCGCACCTCCAGGTAGCGAGCGCTTTGAGTTTGCCATCAAGGACAAAGCAGGCGTCGAAAAGAAAATGGTCTACGCCGGCTACAAAGATAAACCCAACTCGTGGGAGATGGATCCGACCAAGGGTCTTAAAACCGAACCAGCCCCATGGCTGGACAAGAATGATAAGCCGATCGATTGGTATGCCGGCAAACAGTGGGATTCCGACATCGGCGACGCGAAGAAAGCCTTGGCGGATCTCGAAAATCACTATCCGGGAGCGAACGGCTACGAAGTCGCCGGCTTCTTTTTCTGGCAAGGGGAAAAGGACGCCGGTGACCCTGCACTTGCTGCCAAATATGAAGAAAACCTCGTGCGTTTCATCAGGGCAGTGCGGAAGGAGTTTGACACTCCGAATGCGAAGTTCGTCCTAGCCACGATGGGTGAATCAGTTAAAGGCAGCACTGGGCTCGGTGCTCAGGTACTTCAGGGGCATTTGGCAGTGGATGGAGCGACTGGCAAATATCCGGAGTTCAAGGGGAACGTCGCGACGATCTATACCAACCAGATGGCGCAGGGCGGTAGCGGCAATGGCCACTACGGAGGCAAGGCCCAGGTTTACATGGATGTCGGCGAAGCGATGGGCCAGTCGATGGCGGAGCTATTGAATCGAGCGAAGTAG